The region CATAAATGAAATCGAGCCTCCGAGTTTCTGAAGTTGTTGTCTGGCCCATAGGGCCACCTCCAAATTCCTCATGGATTTCAACGTTGGCTTTGAAAGCCAAATTAAGATTAACCTAGGCCTCTAAGGCCAAGTTCATTCTATTTTCGACCATATAAGCTGAAATCTGAGCCAATTATCTTGACTCAACAGTCATTCTCATTGGCCATTTTCCACCATGTAAGGGGTAGACTCCCTTCTTCGAAAGCAGATCTTATACTCGCTCTTTGTCCCAGATAAAACCATAGTTTGGGTGAAGGTTCAAGGAGTAGGTGTAGTTTCTCTCATAAGTATATACTTCCTCTAAAGCATAACATAGATATCTTCGTCAAATTCCTTTCAAAGTCTTTTCTTCCAACATTTCCCACTTCAGCTTTATAGTAAATTTGGTCAGCTTCTATGTTTTTGACGATACCATCTTCTCTCCAGATGGAGACTCTTTGGTGCATTATTGATGGTATCACACTAATTCTGTGGATCCACTCATGCCTAAGCAGTAAGTTATAATTAGCATTGGACTTGATGACCATGAATAGAGTTGGCCTCGAAGTTGAGCCAACTGATAGTTCTACCTGGAGTACACCTAGTATGTTGCTGGTTTTATCCTCATAATTGGAAAACACCATATTATGGGGGCTCAGATCCTCGTCGGACTTCCCCATTTTCTTGAATATAGAATGCGGCATTAAGTTAATTGTTGCGCCTCCATCTATGAACACTTTGTTGACGAGCATGGCATCTACCTTCGCCCTAATGAAGAATGGCTTCAGGTGAAACATCATCCCCATATCAGACCTTTCAAACATAGCTTGTTGTTCTTCGACAACACCATTATTCATAATGTATTAACCTAGAGGCTTCCGGTTATCATCCTGGTCCTGTACAAAATTCTCTTCAACCTCTGACACTTCAGACACCCTACCATATTCAGCTGGAAGTACTGAAACTATGCCATAGTTAATCTATAAATCATCTTCAGACTCTTCGTCGAAGTTGTCTTTGACCATTTCACCATCTAATCGAGGTGTATATTTTGGCTCTTCATTGTCCGACTGAGGATTACAATGGGGCTCCTCCTCCTCCGGCTAGGGAGTGTATTTAAGAGTTTTGTCCTTAGACTATGGAGAGTATCCAGGCTTCTTCGCCCTCACCTATGGTGCCCCTATACCCATACGAGCCTCTTTCACTAATGGCCTTTGAGTGGCCATCAACTTGTATTCCTCTTTGAATCTCTTCGAGTAAGGCTTCACCAGAGCCTTTGATGCAGTTGTGTTGCGCTTCACCGATGGGGCATCGCGTTTTATTATGAAGGCTTCCCTTTCAGCCTTCTTTTTTCTTTGATGACGCCTCTATTGGGTGTGTCCCATGTGATTGTTACCCTTGTAGGTTTGAGGGTTGTAAGATTTCCCTTTCGACACCTTCTTCCTGTTGTGACTTGGCATCCCGACCTTATGGTCGACTTCCTTCCATTTTCGGTGATTTGCCCTTCTGATTAACATGATTCATCCATTTCTCCTTAGGTGCACTTGCTCATGGTTAAAAAGTCCTTTGTTGAGGCTGTTGAAACTGCCTCATATACTCTTCATTTCTATGAGACCTACCCTCATTGTTTGGGGTAACCCTAACAGCTTGGTTCCCACCCCTTCCTCTTCTGGGGTCGAATCTTCTGGTGCACTATATCATTTTTGTCGCCTCTTCATCAAACACGACACTATAACATGGACGAAACATCGTCTTCGAATCCTTGAGTTTGTAGCGCTCAAGGAAATCAATCAACCCCTCTTCAGATTAGGGGTAGACTGGTTGTACATTAGAATCAGAGATGGCAGAGATTTGTTCGCCTTTGTTTACTTCCAAGTTGGAGCCTTCAGCAGCTTCAACCATTAGGATCTCCATCGGCTTAGTATAGTTGGCATCTTCTGTTTTCTTGGGATCTGAATCCACTTTCATTAAAGACTTTGGATTTTCGCCAAATTGTAACCTTCCATCTTTCATAGCTTTTTGAACCAATCCCTAAAAAGCACACATTGAGAAGTTTTATGACTTAGAAAATTATGGTACTTACAAAAACCTGTTTTCTTCCTTTGTTCTAAATAAGTAGTTTTAAGGCCAATAAACACTACTATCTGTCCATCAGCGACCAACAATTTAAATATTTCGTCGCATTTAGTAATATCAAAAGTATAAATTCTAGTGGCAAATTTATCATTGTTGCTGGTCTCGACAGGGTTTTTCCTATTCAATGGTTTCAGCAATTTACACATATAAGGGGGTCCTGGCTTAAGTTCAGCCATGCTGACCTCACCCTCTTCAGAACAATCATCGCCTACATCAGAGATGTAATCGTCTTCTTCTATATAAGTGACTTTTTCCTTTTTATGATATTTATTTGTTCTAGATTTTCCAGCTTTCAAATGTTCGACCTGGCGAACCCTATCCactaattgtgccatatccctaAGATATTGGGTATCCAATTTCTTCCTAATTGAATAATCTAGGCCACTAacggccatttcgaccaactcatgttcaGGCACCTGTGTAAAACACATTGCCTTGAGAAGTCTAAATCTATTCAAATAGTTATCTATCGACTCAGGGAATTTTCTCCTAAAACTAGCCAACTCTTTCAAACTAATTTTTGACTTTCCCATATAAAATTGTTCGTGGAACAATCTCTCCAATTTACTCCATGATTGGACAGAGTGTGGAGGAAGAGTTGTGAACCAAGTGAAATCATTTTTAGTTAAAGAATTAGGGAGGTATTTCATCTTTAAATTCTCACTGTTAGCAATGTCGCCAGACTCTGTTTGGTAACGGGCGACATGTTCAACTGTCGACTCATTGATGTCTCCAACGAATTTGGTAAACTTGGGAACTTTCCATCCCTTGGCTAATTCCGTTTGTTGAACGTATTATGACAAAAGGGATATAAAATTTGGTCTGTAGAGTCCCACATTAAGGCCATTATGGACCAAATTTTGCTCGACCACGTTGGCTATGTTGTTTTGTCCCCCAAAACTATTTTGCTGGACATGCCTAAGCACTTGGTCAACATTCTGGTTTCTCTGAACCATCAAAGGATCATGGttattttcttttatttgttCTACCTCTTCCCTATCTAGATGCAGATTAGGTAATTGAAACCCTTGGTTTTGGCCTACGGTGGCTTGTGCTATCCCATTCTCAGGGTTTTTTACCTTCCTAATGTTTGATATATGGGGGGTAGGTCGCATATGTATTAGAGGTGTGCCAAAGAGGTCATCAATTCTCCCAATCTGATTTGTATTTGCAATCAAAAAGTTGAAAATGGTTCCCATTTGTTGGGTGGGAGTATTGACTAATTCTAAGTTACTCTTATCCATTTGTTGCCTCATAGCCACCATAGATGTTGTATTTGAAGATGGTGTACCTTGAGGCATGTAACCTATCCTTGTTGGTCGCGCCATATTGTTGATGGTCAATGTTGAGGCATTGTAGGGATTGTATAGTGGCGTTCTGGCCACTGCATTATCACTAAAGGTTGACCTATTGGTCTAAAGGTTACCTATCATCGATGTTACCATCCCATAAGGGTGGTCTCTGCCACTCGGTGGCATTGAAAACCCAAACAAAGGTATCGCAATTGCATGGTTAATTAGGGGATTCCCTGGTTGTGATGGAGGAGTTTCTCCCTGTGAAAATATTGGAGCGATTGGCGTCGCTGACACCAAAGGAACCGTTATCCTAACAGGCGCTAAGGCGACAGACTTTTCAACCGTTGACACGACTGTTTGTTGTACTACATTTTAAGGGTTATTATGGGGATTGACATTATCTACAGAATGACACAACATTTTAGACAAAGCTTTCCCACTTCTTAATTGCATGAAAACTACCCAGAAACAATCGTGAATATATAACAAGTTTATAAGAAATACTATTGATATATGTGAAAGATACGCAAATTTAGCATAAGTCCCACTGGGTGTGTCAATTTGTTTACATAGAAAATTAGTAAAAAAATCGCTAATCTCTTAATTAAAGGTTACTCGCAGGATCAACTAGTGAATCCCGGGACATAGTGCTAAAAGGTTTGTTCTATAGTTTTCTTTTGTCAAACAACCTATTTTCGACTTGGTTAAAATAGTGATTTTAGTAAATGTAAAGGGATGTAGACTTCGACAGTGtagaaaatataataaaaatgACAAGACTTAAAAGTATAAAAGTAATGTACTTCAATGAAATTGAAAGTAAACCAGTAAagcaaaataaaatgaaaattaaagaCTTTGCATTGAATGTAAAAGACGGTATTTCATTGTTCATACATTTTCTCAATCGTGACTCTTTTCTATGGATGCTGGTACTTCAAGTTTTGAATGAGATTTATCTAATAAAATGAACACACTAAATTCTACAAAAGAACTCATATATATACTAGTACGAGAATAACTACTCATAATGTTCATATCTTTCGTGTTCTCCACGTGAAGCCTTGCATACAACCCATCTTTGTGCTCTCTTCACATGTCCTTCAGGAAAAAAACAAGTAGTTATTTAGATTTGAATGCAGCACTTGGATGCTCAAATAACCGCCTCTTCAACACTCTTGTTATTGTCTAAATTTTCACACAACACTCCAAAAAAATGTTAAGTCCTAAATCTCGTCGACCCAAGACTCTTCTTCATGCATACATCATCAATGTACCTAAAGATTTTCCCTTTGCTGAGATTTTTTACCTTGTCAAAAATCCCAGCTAACAATACCCCTAACTAAAATAGAGTTTTTGACGTCTGAGCTCACAAACCAAACATAGATTTTACCGGCTAATCCGAAGAATCAAACAGAGATTGTACAGGACAATCTCAAGAACCAAATAGAGACTTTGCAAGGATAATCTCAAGAACCAAATAAATCAAACAAGAGAATGGAACTTGTACTTATGGAAACTTGTTTTGCAGGCTGAGAACATgtttttgatgatgacaactatCAAAGATGAGCATACAACTAAATGACTACAAAGTGTTTAATGGCGACAACAACTAAATTCAAGCATAAATCGGTAAAAGTGGTTAAAGATACCAAAGTATTAGGGTTTGATGGACTTGACTCTTATGATAATGGAAACCAAGTGGATTATAACTCAAGCCTCATCTCAAATTAAAACTCAAGTAAATGTTATATGGATGAAGCACATGACAAAACTTGAAGTATATGAAAGCCTGTCTTGACACGTCTAAGTGAATACATTGTAAAGCATAAGGGATTTCTAGTAAAAGTGAATGGCTAAGTCAAACAGACATAAACttattttcaaacttatttttttcaagaaatttttttgaaaaatgcCTTGAATTTGTGCCAAACAAGTAAGGAACTATTAGAAAAGATATGGGCAAGTTTTACTCttgccaatcgattgacaccttGTGGAAATCGATTAGAGAAGTTAAAAATTGTGCCCCAATCTATTAGGATAGTGCCTTAATGATTATAATGACTAAATATCATTGCTTTCCTTTTTTATCCCAATAATCAATTAATTTGAAGGCAACAAATCCATTGGTGTACGTTGCCAATTGATTGGCAAGTTATAAATTAGCCCTAAAAAAATTCTTTTTTCGTGCTaacctctagcctataaatagaggtccatttCCACTTTCAAAATCATTTAGAAACGTGTTTCATTTCACACttctcactctc is a window of Lathyrus oleraceus cultivar Zhongwan6 chromosome 6, CAAS_Psat_ZW6_1.0, whole genome shotgun sequence DNA encoding:
- the LOC127094751 gene encoding uncharacterized protein LOC127094751 — its product is MKYLPNSLTKNDFTWFTTLPPHSVQSWSKLERLFHEQFYMGKSKISLKELASFRRKFPESIDNYLNRFRLLKAMCFTQVPEHELVEMAVSGLDYSIRKKLDTQYLRDMAQLVDRVRQVEHLKAGKSRTNKYHKKEKVTYIEEDDYISDVGDDCSEEGEVSMAELKPGPPYMCKLLKPLNRKNPVETSNNDKFATRIYTFDITKCDEIFKLLVADGQIGLVQKAMKDGRLQFGENPKSLMKVDSDPKKTEDANYTKPMEILMVEAAEGSNLEVNKGEQISAISDSNVQPVYP